A single Watersipora subatra chromosome 7, tzWatSuba1.1, whole genome shotgun sequence DNA region contains:
- the LOC137399838 gene encoding very long chain fatty acid elongase 4-like, translating into MDFSTFLLQLYNLDIFYLFSVYLFVALVVPSFWTSLTKPLDMKLVLCCYNILCSAMNLVAAVGMAAGMLTAHSILSNTVTPALIPYFKLYANLKILELLDTVFMILRHRTRQISFLHVFHHSTMLILIHYGLQYTPWTALAPALMLNSIVHIFMHLYYAYTAYFSSSSKPSWKRRITELQIAQFLIDLIYCIVGISQGKLCIWSFFYGLSMLILFTNFYLRAYILRPTTSPNGSKARMSSVNHDSAAGSTDESKKNE; encoded by the exons ATGGATTTTTCAACGTTTTTGTTACAATTGTACAATcttgacatattttatttattcagtGTTTATCTATTTGTTGCACTGGTCGTTCCAAGTTTTTGGACAAGTCTCACGAAGCCATTAGATATGAAGTTG GTGCTTTGCTGTTACAATATACTATGTTCAGCAATGAACCTAGTCGCTGCTGTAGGAATGGCTGCGGGCATGCTTACTGCCCACAGTATATTATCCAACACAGTCACACCCGCCCTCATTCCGTACTTCAAACTCTACGCTAACCTTAAAATCCTTGAACTCTTGGATACAGTTTTCATGATTCTCAGACACAGGACTCGTCAGATATCCTTTCTACATGTCTTCCATCACAGCACAATGCTAATACTCATACATTACGGTCTCCA GTACACACCGTGGACTGCCCTGGCACCTGCCTTGATGCTCAACTctattgtacatatatttatgcatCTGTACTATGCCTATACAGCTTATTTTTCAAGCTCTTCTAAACCCTCTTGGAAGAGAAGAATAACAGAACTGCAG ATTGCGCAGTTCCTCATAGACCTCATCTATTGCATTGTGGGTATTTCACAAGGCAAGTTGTGCATCTGGAGTTTCTTCTATGGTCTATCTATGCTCATCTTGTTTACTAACTTCTACCTTCGAGCGTATATCTTACGCCCAACTACCTCACCTAATGGTTCTAAGGCTCGCATGTCATCTGTCAATCATGATAGTGCTGCAGGAAGTACTGATGAGTCAAAAAAGAATGAATAA